TAGATTTTTTAGGTTCACATCAACTTTCTGTTCAAGCAATAAATTACCAATACCCTATAAGTATTAGTTGGGATACTTCTTTATTTCATGCACCTTTACCTTTTCCAATTGGTTGTATAAGTAGTGCCCGTATTGATAATGACTATTTCTTTTTAGTAAATAATGATCCTTTACTTCAAGCATATAATATGCTTTTAGATAATAACGTACCAGCACCATTTTTTAGTTGGGGAACGCAAAGTCAATTTCCAATGAATTTTATCATTTCATATAATCCGGTTGGGGTTAATGAACTATTTAAAAATGAAAATTCTATATTTATATTTCCAAATCCTTTTAAGAATAAATTAACTATAAAATCTCAAATACCAATTTCTGCTATCGAAGTATTTACTACTGATGGCAAAAGTGTTTATTCTGAAAAAAATATTAAAATGAATAAATTTTATAATTATGAATTAATTATAAATAAAATTAAACCAGCTTTTTATATAATAAAAATTACAAATGAATTAAACCAAATTACATATGAAAAAATTATTAAAAGCTAAACATTTTTAAATAAACTTAACATGAAAAATAAATTTAAAATTATATTTTTTGCTGCATTTTTATTTTGTAATAATATGAATGCTCAAGAATGGGCTCCTGTTGGGGCTAAATGGTATTACGATTTTAATATAACTCCTTCTATTGGATATGTAAAAATCGAATATATTAAAGATACTATTATTAATAGCAATACTTGTAAAGTCTTAAAAAAAATCAGATTCTCGTATGATTATCCTGGTGTATATAATACAGTATCACTTGGGAATGAATATATTTTCCAAAATGGAAGTAAAGTTTATAACTATAAATATGGACAA
The Bacteroidales bacterium genome window above contains:
- a CDS encoding T9SS type A sorting domain-containing protein, producing the protein MKIKYIIITTIVILFFCNFLTAQNTNYKTPYKLLDATQPMWKFWLAFEDATGAKDTIWAIWDTLATSSGVDTLFGEGAIHMNYNNFNVFIGNSNGDTTKVSALDFLGSHQLSVQAINYQYPISISWDTSLFHAPLPFPIGCISSARIDNDYFFLVNNDPLLQAYNMLLDNNVPAPFFSWGTQSQFPMNFIISYNPVGVNELFKNENSIFIFPNPFKNKLTIKSQIPISAIEVFTTDGKSVYSEKNIKMNKFYNYELIINKIKPAFYIIKITNELNQITYEKIIKS